Proteins co-encoded in one Nicotiana sylvestris chromosome 7, ASM39365v2, whole genome shotgun sequence genomic window:
- the LOC104246178 gene encoding long chain acyl-CoA synthetase 8: MEDSEGSNPYMSTMERLASNDYISNFKSSGVAGAVIIAIIIPILLSMVLMGKKKGKQRGVPVQVGGEAGLAMRNAKSAGLVEVPWEGAATVAALFEQSCKKYSSERCLGTRKLVSRDFVTASDGRKFEKLHLGEYQWESYGQVFDRACNFASGLVKLGHDVETRAAIFAESRAEWLIAFQGCFRQNITVVTIYASLGDDALIYSLNETQASTMICDAKQLKKLAAVSSSLETIKNVIYFEDETVTDSTNIGSWRVSSFSEIENLGKNGSIQPRLPVKKDTAVIMYTSGSTGLPKGVMITHGNIVATTAGVMSVIPKIGSSDVYLAYLPLAHVFELAAETVMLTAGASIGYGSALTLTDTSNKIKKGTQGDATALKPTLMAAVPAILDRVRDGVMKKVEEKGGSAKKLFNIAFKRRLAAIEGSWFGAWGLEKQIWDIVIFKKVRAVLGGDIRFMLCGGAPLSGDTQRFINICMGAPIGQGYGLTETFAGAAFSEWDDPSVGRVGPPLPCSYIKLVTWEEGGYTIADKPMPRGEVVVGGCSITAGYFNNEAKTNEVYKVDERGMRWFYTGDIGRFHPDGCLEIIDRKKDIVKLQHGEYISLGKVEAALLSSNYVESIMVYADPFHNYCVALVVPSRQVLEKWAQENGIQHKDFSELCDKGEAVNEIKQSLSKVAKAAKLDKFELPAKIKLIPESWTPESGLVTAALKLKREPLKARYKNELEKMYQ; the protein is encoded by the exons ATGGAAGATTCTGAGGGAAGCAACCCATATATGAGTACAATGGAGAGACTGGCCAGCAATGATTATATCTCCAACTTCAAAAGTTCTGGGGTTGCTGGTGCAGTTATTATTGCCATTATTATACCAATATTACTGTCCATGGTACTAATGGGGAAGAAAAAGGGGAAACAGAGAGGAGTTCCGGTTCAAGTTGGTGGCGAGGCCGGTCTTGCAATGCGCAATGCTAAGTCAGCCGGATTAGTTGAAGTTCCTTGGGAAGGGGCTGCAACTGTGGCAGCTCTATTTGAGCAGTCTTGTAAAAAATATTCTAGTGAACGCTGTCTTGGAACTAGAAAACTAGTTAGCAGGGACTTTGTAACTGCAAGTGATGGAAGGAAGTTTGAGAAACTTCACTTGGGGGAGTATCAGTGGGAGAGTTATGGACAAGTATTTGATCGTGCTTGCAACTTTGCCTCTGGTCTTGTTAAGTTGGGTCATGATGTGGAGACTCGTGCTGCTATCTTCGCAGAAAGTCGTGCGGAGTGGCTCATTGCCTTTCAG GGATGCTTCCGGCAGAACATTACTGTTGTtaccatttatgcttctttgggCGATGATGCACTTATATATTCACTCAATGAG ACTCAAGCATCTACGATGATATGTGATGCCAAGCAACTGAAAAAGTTGGCTGCTGTTAGTTCTAGCCTGGAAACCATCAAGAATGTCATCTATTTTGAGGACGAGACAGTGACAGATTCCACAAATATTGGCAGCTGGAGGGtgtcatctttctcagaaattgaAAATCTGGGTAAAAATGGTTCTATTCAGCCAAGGCTGCCTGTCAAGAAAGATACTGCTGTGATCATGTATACCAGTGGGAGTACAGGCTTACCTAAG GGTGTTATGATAACTCATGGCAACATTGTAGCCACTACAGCTGGTGTTATGAGTGTGATTCCAAAAATTGGAAGCAGTGATGTCTATTTGGCTTACCTCCCTTTAGCTCACGTCTTTGAGTTGGCTGCTGAG ACTGTAATGCTGACTGCAGGTGCTTCCATTGGTTATGGCTCAGCTCTCACATTGACAGATACTTCTAACAAAATCAAGAAGGGGACCCAGGGAGATGCTACAGCTTTAAAGCCTACATTAATGGCAGCAGTTCCAGCCATTCTGGATCGTGTTAGGGATGGTGTTATGAAGAAG GTTGAGGAGAAGGGAGGTTCTGCTAAGAAACTTTTCAACATTGCCTTTAAGCGTCGATTGGCTGCTATCGAAGGTAGCTGGTTTGGAGCTTGGGGTCTAGAGAAACAAATATGGGATATAGTTATATTTAAAAAGGTAAGGGCAGTGCTTGGAGGAGATATTCGTTTCATGCTCTGCGGTGGTGCTCCTCTGTCAGGAGATACTCAAAGATTTATCAACATCTGTATGGG AGCTCCTATTGGTCAAGGGTATGGACTAACAGAGACATTTGCTGGAGCTGCTTTCTCTGAGTGGGATGATCCTTCTGTTGGGCGTGTTGGTCCACCTCTTCCTTGTAGCTACATAAAG CTTGTTACCTGGGAAGAAGGAGGTTACACAATAGCTGACAAGCCTATGCCTCGGGGAGAAGTAGTTGTTGGTGGGTGCAGCATTACTGCTGGTTACTTCAACAATGAGGCCAAAACCAATGAGGTTTATAAG GTTGATGAAAGAGGCATGCGCTGGTTCTACACTGGTGACATTGGAAGGTTTCATCCTGATGGATGCCTTGAAATTATTGATAGAAAGAAAGATATTGTTAAGCTTCAGCACGGGGAGTATATCTCACTTGGAAAG GTTGAGGCAGCACTTCTATCAAGCAATTATGTGGAGAGCATAATGGTTTATGCGGACCCCTTCCACAATTATTGTGTAGCTTTAGTTGTCCCTTCACGCCAGGTGCTTGAGAAATGGGCCCAGGAAAATGGCATCCAGCACAAGGATTTTTCCGAACTGTGCGACAAAGGAGAAGCAGTCAACGAGATCAAGCAATCGCTTTCAAAG GTAGCAAAAGCTGCAAAATTGGACAAGTTTGAGCTTCCTGCAAAGATCAAGTTAATACCAGAGTCTTGGACTCCCGAGTCTGGATTGGTTACTGCAGCTCTGAAACTGAAGCGAGAACCCCTGAAGGCTCGATATAAGAATGAGCTAGAAAAGATGTATCAGTGA